One region of Cheilinus undulatus linkage group 4, ASM1832078v1, whole genome shotgun sequence genomic DNA includes:
- the LOC121508655 gene encoding perforin-1-like: MAELWLVMLLCWACCPQCFPSRVGFPGTPQQCEKAHFVPGYNLGGEGFDIVTMERKGAYVIDTETWKPVNSTCKLYRNAYMNGEIQKVPVAMEDWRTLPKCSTKVSSTVHNSAESLVNDSTSSVSNDWKIGLDIPVDPSVTLGVGFGGSHSRVSSFAMQKSKQDHYSFLSHSVHCSFYRYRMKSNPPLSPDFKSAVDSLQPYSPQTEPAYRRIIDTYGTHYITQVSLGGEIKATTAVRTCQATMSGLSMTEVSDCLSVEASASFASSAKVEAMTKHCEAKKKKLGHSQSFSTTFNERHTEVTGGNMNEADFLFEEQSQPSVYKSWLSSLKTTPDVVRYNLQPLHTLLPTSHTARVGLKREVETYIKKNAVFRKCSETCQIGHRSNRRDPCACVCNSNQNIKSNCCPAGKGLATLKVFKLSANGLYGDRWTETDGSVEVKYGDKIKRTVIIPDNDNPTWPETFEFGPITINMKNRLMFSVYDEDTYWNSDLLGECSFELHKGKVSDSCMFDHGTFYFSYIVECAGSLSGSQCQEYTPTPMSSSLANVFYSRNGVLGEEMAKTKVSQAEVAVDVTL, translated from the exons ATGGCAGAGCTGTGGCTTGTCATGCTCCTGTGCTGGGCATGCTGTCCTCAGTGCTTCCCGTCCCGTGTTGGCTTCCCTGGTACACCACAGCAGTGTGAAAAGGCCCACTTTGTCCCCGGTTATAACCTTGGTGGAGAGGGTTTCGACATCGTCACAATGGAGAGGAAAGGGGCATATGTCATCGACACTGAAACCTGGAAGCCTGTCAATAGTACCTGCAAGCTGTACAGAAACGCCTACATGAATGGAGAGATCCAGAAGGTGCCAGTAGCCATGGAGGACTGGAGAACCCTCCCGAAGTGCAGCACGAAGGTCTCCAGTACAGTGCATAACTCAGCTGAATCTTTGGTCAATGATTCCACATCGTCAGTGTCTAATGACTGGAAAATCGGCCTTGACATTCCTGTGGACCCTTCTGTCACTCTTGGGGTTGGTTTCGGCGGATCCCACTCCAGAGTATCTTCCTTCGCCATGCAGAAGTCGAAACAAGACCACTACTCGTTTTTGAGCCATTCTGTCCACTGCAGCTTCTACCG CTACAGAATGAAATCAAATCCTCCCTTGAGTCCAGACTTTAAATCAGCTGTGGATTCCCTTCAGCCGTATTCACCCCAAACTGAGCCAGCGTATCGCAGAATCATCGACACATATGGCACACATTACATCACACAGGTGTCCCTAGGAGGGGAAATAAAAGCCACCACTGCTGTCAGGACATGCCAGGCAACCATGAGTGGACTGTCAATGACTGAAGTCAGTGACTGTTTGTCAGTTGAGGCCTCTGCTAGCTTTGCGAGCAGTGCCAAGGTTGAGGCTATGACCAAACACTGTGaggcaaagaagaagaagttaggcCATAGCCAGAGTTTTAGCACCACGTTCAATGAGCGCCATACTGAGGTCACTGGAGGAAACATGAATGAGGCTGATTTCCTCTTTGAAGAGCAATCTCAACCCTCCGTCTATAAGAGCTGGCTTAGCTCCCTGAAAACCACGCCTGATGTTGTTCGATACAATTTACAGCCTCTGCACACCCTACTGCCCACCAGTCACACTGCCAGGGTCGGCCTCAAGCGTGAGGTGGAGACGTACATCAAGAAAAATGCAGTGTTCAGGAAATGCTCAGAAACCTGTCAGATAGGGCACAGGTCAAACAGAAGGGATCCTTGTGCTTGTGTCTGTAACAGTAATCAGAATATCAAGTCAAACTGCTGCCCTGCAGGGAAAGGTCTAGCCACGCTGAAGGTGTTCAAGCTCAGTGCAAATGGTCTGTACGGTGATAGGTGGACAGAGACAGACGGCTCGGTCGAGGTGAAGTATGGTGATAAGATTAAACGCACAGTCATCATACCTGACAATGATAACCCTACGTGGCCAGAGACATTTGAATTTGGGCCGATCACCATCAACATGAAAAACAGGCTGATGTTCTCTGTGTATGATGAGGATACTTACTGGAACAGCGATCTGCTTGGTGAGTGTTCGTTTGAGCTGCATAAAGGGAAGGTGAGCGATTCTTGCATGTTTGATCACGGTACATTCTACTTCTCCTACATAGTAGAGTGTGCAGGAAGTCTCAGTGGTAGCCAGTGTCAGGAGTACACACCCACCCCCATGAGTTCTTCTCTTGCAAACGTCTTCTACTCCAGAAATGGCGTCCTTGGTGAGGAGATGGCGAAGACGAAAGTCAGTCAGGCTGAGGTTGCCGTTGATGTGACACTGTGA